The proteins below are encoded in one region of Sphaerodactylus townsendi isolate TG3544 linkage group LG06, MPM_Stown_v2.3, whole genome shotgun sequence:
- the CAP1 gene encoding adenylyl cyclase-associated protein 1 produces MTDLHSLVDRLEKAVGRLEMVSHGAGMHGDFKAGSPNGVVEYVQAFDSLLAGPVAEYMKISREIGSDVQKHAEMVHSGLMTERALLVTASQCQQPAANNFSSLLKPISDQIQVVQSFREKNRGSKLFNHLSAVSESIPALGWVAMAPKPGPYVKEMTDAAMFYSNRVLKEYKDVDKKHVDWVKAYLSIWTELQAYIKEHHTTGLTWSKTGPIATDGGPAAPPPPPRGGPPPPPPPGPPPPPAPNSANSSSDESRSALFAQINQGEAITSGLKHVSDDMKTHKNPGLKSQGGTVRTGPKPFAAPKPTCSFNPSHKQPLRKDPPVLELEGKKWRVENQEGASNLVISDTELKQVAYVYKCVNSTLHIKGKINSITLDNCKKMGLVFDDVVGIVEIINSRDVQVQVLGKVPTISINKTDGCHVYLSKNSLACEIVSAKSSEMNVLIPTDSGDFNEFPIPEQFKTLWNGQKLVTTVTEIAG; encoded by the exons ATGACAGACTTGCACAGTCTAGTGGACCGGCTGGAGAAGGCTGTAGGACGTTTGGAGATGGTGTCCCATGGCGCTGGCATGCATGGCGACTTCAAAGCAGGCTCTCCAAATG GAGTAGTTGAGTATGTGCAAGCTTTCGACTCTCTCTTGGCTGGTCCCGTGGCTGAATACATGAAGATAAGCAGAGAAATTGGCAGCGATGTCCAGAAACAC GCTGAGATGGTCCACTCGGGATTGATGACAGAGCGAGCGCTCCTAGTGACGGCATCTCAGTGCCAGCAACCAGCAGCC AACAACTTCTCTTCCCTGCTGAAGCCAATCTCAGATCAGATCCAGGTGGTCCAGAGCTTCCGGGAGAAGAACCGGGGCAGCAAACTGTTCAATCATCTCTCGGCAGTTAGTGAGAGCATCCCTGCGCTGGGCTGGGTCGCCATG GCCCCCAAACCAGGCCCTTATGTAAAGGAGATGACAGATGCAGCCATGTTTTATAGCAATCGTGTGCTCAAGGAATACAAGGATGT AGATAAGAAGCATGTAGACTGGGTGAAGGCTTATCTGAGCATCTGGACAGAGCTGCAGGCGTACATTAAGGAGCATCACACCACCGGGCTGACCTGGAGCAAAACG GGACCTATAGCAACTGATGGGGGACCTGCAGCTCCTCCGCCGCCTCCTCGTGGtggcccaccaccaccaccaccacctgggcctcctcctcctccggctccTAACTCTGCGAATTCTAGCTCAGATGAATCCCGCTCCGCGCTTTTTGCCCAGATCAACCAGGGAGAAGCCATCACTTCTG GCTTGAAGCATGTGTCTGATGACATGAAGACTCACAAGAACCCAGGGTTGAAGAGCCAAGGTGGCACAGTGCGGACAGGACCAAAACCCTTCGCGGCTCCAAAGCCCACCTGTAGTTTCAATCCCTCTCACAAACAGCCGCTAAGGAAGGACCCTCCTGTCCTGGAGCTGGAAGGCAAGAAATGGAGAGTG GAAAACCAAGAGGGTGCCTCCAACTTGGTAATCAGCGACACTGAACTGAAGCAGGTGGCCTATGTCTACAAGTGTGTGAACAGTACACTCCACATCAAAGGCAAGATCAACTCCATCACACTTG ATAACTGCAAGAAGATGGGACTGGTGTTTGATGATGTTGTGGGCATTGTTGAGATTATAAACAGCCGGGACGTCCAAGTACAG GTATTGGGTAAAGTGCCAACCATATCCATCAACAAAACAGACGGGTGTCACGTGTACCTGAGCAAGAACTCATTAGCCTGCGAGATTGTCAGTGCCAAGTCTTCAGAGATGAATGTTCTCATTCCCACGGACAGTGGCGACTTT AACGAGTTCCCGATCCCGGAGCAATTCAAAACGCTGTGGAACGGGCAGAAACTAGTCACTACGGTGACGGAAATAGCTGGATAA